A genomic region of Palaemon carinicauda isolate YSFRI2023 unplaced genomic scaffold, ASM3689809v2 scaffold337, whole genome shotgun sequence contains the following coding sequences:
- the LOC137636594 gene encoding uncharacterized protein — protein MSSPITVCKIEDIDVILLQETNLIVGRKIKIPGYNAYTTPQIGTDRGLATLVKKSIPTTRLHNRIPCSINIETLAVTITLLNQKIDIYNIYRKVNREDTGEIQLPQLFAHAKRTPSIICGDFNAHHPILSSLSMTNPSGEHIAFALEEFEGITLLNTGHPTH, from the coding sequence ATGTCCTCCCCGATTACAGTATGCAAAATCGAGGATATAGACgtaatcctgctacaagaaaccaactTAATAGTAGGAAGGAAAATCAAAATACCAGGTTACAATGCCTACacaacaccacagataggcacagacagaggcctagctacacTAGTTAAGAAAagtataccaacaacaaggttacacaaccgtATCCCTTGCAGTATCAatatagagacactagcagtaacgataacactactgaatcaaaaaattgacatatacaacatatacaggaaagTAAACAGGGAGGACACAGGAGAGATACAGCTGCcacaactctttgctcacgcaAAAAGAACACCATCAATTatttgtggggattttaatgcacaccacccTATTTTATCATCCCTATCAATGACAAACCCCTCTGGAgaacacatagccttcgccctaGAGGAATTTGAAGGAatcaccctcctaaacacagggcatccaACACACTAA